CCGTGCGCGTGAAGGTGGATCTTGAGGTCGTGTACCGCGTGCTCGGCGAAGTGGAAGATGGACGCGGCGAGCGCTGCGTCGGCTCGGCCCACCGTGAACACGTCGACGAAGTGATCGAACCCGCCCGCGCCGCCAGAGGCGATGACCGGGATCGGCACGGCCGACGACACGGCCGCCGTGAGCTCGCAGTCGAACCCGCTCTTCGTGCCGTCGCGGTCGATCGACGTGAGCAGGATCTCGCCGGCACCGCGGTCGGCGGCTTCCCGGGCCCACTCGACCGCATCGCGCGCCGCGGCGGCCTGCCCGCTCCTGGCGTAGACGTCGAAGCCGCGGTCGCCCCGCTTGGCGTCGATGGCGACGATCACCGCCTGGCTGCCGTACCGGTTGGCCAGCGTGGTGATCAAGGCGGGCTGCGAGAGCGCTGCGGTATTCAGGCTGACCTTGTCGGCACCCGCATCGACGGCGGCACCCGCGTCGGCCTCGGACCGGATGCCGCCGCCCACGGCGAGCGGGATGAACAGCTCCCGCGCGACGGCGCGGATCGTGTCGCCGAGCGCTTGCCGCCCTTCGAGCGTGGCCGTGACGTCGAGAATGACGAGTTCGTCGATGCCCTCGACGTTGTAGCGCCGGGCGAGCTGGGCCGGATCCCCGGCGTGCCGCAGCCCCTCGAACCTGACCCCCTTCACGACCCCGCCGTCGCGAACGTCGAGGCACGCGATGATCCGCTTCGCCAGCACCGTGCTACCTCGCTCCGGCCGCGGCCGACAGGAAGTTCCCGAGAATCAGGAGCCCGACCTCGCCGGACTTCTCGGGATGGAACTGCGCGCCGAACACATGGCCACGCTCGACGACGCTCGCGAACGTCTCGCCGTGCGTGGTCGTGGCGAGCGTGTCCTGCGTGAGCGGCGCGACGTACGAGTGGGTGAAGTAGGCGTACCCGCCGGGTGGGACTCCCCACAGGAGCCGTCCGCGCTCGGGCGAGAACGCGAGGGCGTTCCAGCCGACGTGCGGCACCTTCAGGCCCTCACCTGCCGGCAACAGGTGGCAACGCCCGGACATCAGGCCGAGGCCGGGCAGGTCCGGCGCCTCGTCGCTCGCCTCGAAGAGCCACTGCATGCCGAGGCAGATCCCGAGCAGCGGGCGGCCCCGTGCGACGGCGCCCCCGATGGCCTCGCGCCACCGGGCATCGAGCACCGCCGTGGCCGAGAAGTGCCCGACGCCCGGCACGATCACGGCCGACGCGCGTGCAAGGTCTGAGGGTGACGCCGGCGTGAAGACCTCGGCCCCGGACGCGGCCAGCGCCTTGCGCACCGACGTGAGGTTGCCCGCACCGTAGTCGACGAGCGCCACGGCCATCAGAGCAGCCCCTTCGTCGACGGCAGCATCCGCGAGAGCTGACGGTCCTTCGAACAGGCCACGCGCATGGCCCGCGCGAACGCCTTGAACACCGACTCCACGCGATGATGGCTCGACCGTCCGTACATCACCTTGACGTGGACGTTGGCGCGGGCGCCGATTGCGAAGCCCTCGAAGAAGTCGTGCACGAGCTCGGTCTGCAGGTCGCCCACGAGCCGCGTGCGCACTCCCAGGCCGACCACGGCGTGCGGCCGGCCGCCGAGGTCGACCGCCGCGAGACCGAGCGTCTCGTCCATCGGCATCAGGAAGTAGCCGGCGCGGTTGATGCCCCGCCGGTTCCCGAGCGCCTGCGAGAAGGCTTCGCCGAGGGCGATGCCGACGTCCTCGACCGTGTGGTGCTGGTCGACATCGAGATCGCCCCGGGCGTCGATCGCCAAATCGAAGGCCCCGTGCCGGGCGAAGAGCTCGAGCATGTGGTCGAAGAACCGGATGCCGGTCGACACGGCGTAGCGGCCCTGGCCCTCGAGAGCCAGACGGATGGCGATCTGCGTCTCCGTCGTGTGCCGTTCGATCACCGCGCGACGCACAGGACCTCCTCGATGGCCCGGATGCAGGCCTCGGTGTGGGCGACGACGCCGGCCGTGATCCGAAGGCACCCCTCGCAGCCGGGCTGTCGCGAACGGTCGCGCACGAAAATGCCACGGGCGGCGAGCCCGTCGACGATGGCGCGCAGCCGGACGCCGGCGCGCACCAGCACGAAGTTCGCCTCGCTTGGCCAGTAATCGAGTCCGACCCGTTCGCAGGCTTCGTACAACAGCTGCTTCGACCGGGTGACCTGGCTGCGGTACCACTCGACGTACTCATGGTCGTCGAGCGCGGCGCGGACGGCGGTGGCGGCGAACACGTTGAGCCCGTACGGCGGCAGCACCCGCTTGAACCGCGCGATCACGTGGCCGGCCCCGACGACGACCCCGACCCTGACCGCGGCCAGCCCGTGCGCCTTCGCGAACGTGCGGCCGACGACGACGTTGGGAGTGGCGGCCAGGTGCGCGAGGTAGTCGGCGCTTGCGAAGTCGGCGTACGCTTCGTCGAGCAGGACGATGGCCCCGTCCGGAAGGGCGCCAGCGACGGCGACCACGTCCTCGTGGTCGATTCGCAGCCCGGTCGGGTTGTTGGGGCTCGTGAGGAACACGAGGCGCGTCAGCGGCGTGATGGCGGCGACGACGTCGGCGAGCGGGAAGGCGAAGTCGGCGCGCGGCATGACTCGTACGACGCGGCCGCCGGCCGCGTCCGCGCACGCCGCGTACATGTCGAAGGCCGGCTCGACCACCACCACCTCGAGCTGCCGGCCGTCGTCACCGCGCAGGAGCCAGGCGAGACAGGCGGCGTGCAGCCCCTCGTCGAGGCCGTTGGTCAGCGCCACCTCCGTCGTCGTCCGGCGGAAATGGGCCGCCACCGCTCGTTCGACCTCCCCGTAGTCCGGATAGAACGCCGCATCGAGCCGCGTGAGGGCCCTCATGGCATCGAGGACTTTCGGCGAGCATCCGGCCGTGTTCTCGTTGAGGTGAAGGCGCAGCGCGTCCGGCCCCACCTCGGGCACCTTCTCGTATTCGAAGCTCATGCGAGACGCATCCTCACCGACGCGGCGTGGGCGGCGAGCCCTTCGGCCTCGGCGAGCGCGACCGCGGCCGGGCCGATGCGGCGAATGCCAGCGCGCGACAGACGCTGCACGCTGGCGATCCGGACGAAGTCGGCCGCGCTCAATCCGCCGCGGAAGCGCGCCGCGCCCGACGTGGGCAGCACGTGGTTCGACCCCGTCACGTAGTCGCCTGTCGCCTGGGCGCTCCAGTCGCCGACGAAGATGGCACCCGCGCACCTCACGGCCGAAGCCATGGCCTCGTCGTCGACCACGAGGTGCTCTGGCGCCAGGCGGTTGGCGAGCTCGACCGACTCGCGCACGCCGCGCGTCAGGACGATGCCGCCGTTGCGGTCGAGCGACTCGCGCGCCGGGCCCTCGGGCGGCAGCTGGTTCGCGACGTGCCGGCGGACCTGGGTCGCCAGGCGCTTGCTCGACGTGATGAAGATGGCGCGGGCGTCGACGTCGTGCTCGGCCTGCGCGATGAGGTCGGCGGCGATCCACTCGGGGTTGCCGCGCGTCGACACGATGACGATCTCGCTCGGCCCGGCATGGAAGTCGATGGCGCAGTCGGGCGCCACGAGCGCCTTCGCCGCCGCGACGTAGGCGTTGCCTGGCCCCACGATCTTGTCCACGCGCGGGATCGACGGCGTGCCATACGCGAGCGCCGCCACCGCGTGCGCCCCACCGACGCGGAAGAGGCGTGAAACGCCGGCTTCGATGGCCGCCGCGAGCACGGCGGGTTCCGGCCGAGGGCAGACGGCGACGACGTCGGTCACACCGGCGACACGCGCGGGCACGGCGGTCATCAGCAGTGACGAAGGGAGCGGGTACCGCCCGCCCGGGACGTAGCAGCCGACACGTTCGAGTGGCAGCACCCGCTGCTCGACGACGACGCCCGGCGCGACCACGAGCTTCGACCCGCGTGGGACCTGCGTCCGGGCGACGGCACGGATGTGCCGCGCCGCGAGCCGGATGGCACGTCTGACCGGGGTCGGAACGGCCCGTGCCCCGGCCTCCATGTCGGCCCGGCTCACCTCGAGGGCGGCGTCGAGCCCGTCGAACCTCCTGGCGTACGCGACGACGGCGCGATCGCCGCCCTTCCGGACGTCGGCCACGATGGCCGCCACCCGGCGGGCGAACGAGGGGTCGACCGTGTCGCGGCGTTCGACGAGGCGGGCGAGAGCGCTGGCGTCCGAGGCGCTAATCAGCTTCAACATGCGTCATCCATGCGTGCCGGGGTCACTGTCGATTAGAGCACGATCTTGTTCAGCGGGTACTCGACGATGCCCTCGGCCCGGGCCGCCTTGAGCCGGGGAATGAGATCGCGCACCGTGCGTTCCTCGATGATCGTGTTGAGGGCCACCCACTCGTCGTCGCTGAGCGACGAGATGGTCGGCCGGCGCAGCGCCGGCAGCAGGGCGAGAATCGAGGGCAGGTCGACTCGCCGGACGTTCAGCATGATGCCGACGCGCCCCTGCGCCTCGATCGCCGCCTTGAGCAGCAGCGCGATGTTCTCGATCTTCTCCTGCTTCCACCGATCGGCCCATGCGGTGGTATTCGCGATCAGCTGCGTGTTCGACTCCATTACCGTGTCGATGATGCGAAGGCGGTTGGCGCGCAGCGTCGATCCCGTCTCGGTGGCCTCGACGATGCCGTCGGCGAGGACCGGCGGCTTGACCTCGGTCGCCCCCCACGAGAACTCGACGTTCACCTTCACGCCGAGACGCGTGAAGTAGTCCTGTGTCACGCGCACGAGCTCGGTGGCGATCGTCGCGCCCTCGAAGTCCTGCGGGGCGTGGAAGCGGGAGTCCTCAGGGGCGGCCAGCACCCACTTCACCTTGCCGAAGCTCTGCTTCGAGTAGACCAGATCGACCACGGGCCTCACTGCATCGCCGCCGCCGTTTGTCAGGGCCTGCTCGGCGATCCAGTCGAGTCCGGTGAGACCTGCGTCGAGCACGCCGTCGGCGACGTAGCGCGCCATCTCCTGAGCCCGGATCAGCATGCACTCGATCTCGGGGTCGTCGATGGCCGGGAAGTACGAGCGCGAGCCGACGTAGATGTTGAAGCCGGCCCGCGCGAAGAGCTGCACGGTGGCGTCCTGCAGCGAGCCCTTGGGAATACCGAGCCGAAGTGTCATTTGCCTTCCACCTCACGGAAGAAGCAGGTGCGCTCGCCGGTGTGGCACACGTTGCCGTCGCCCTGGCGCTCGACGAGCAGCAGCACCGTGTCGTCGTCGCAGTCGACGAGGATGCGTTTCACCGCCAGGCGGTTCCCTGACGTCTCGCCCTTCATCCAGAGGGCGCCGCGGGTCCGGCTGAAGAAGGTGGCGAAACCGGTCCGGCGGGTCTGCTCGAACGCCGTCTCGTTCATGAAGCCGACCATGAGCACTTCGCGGCTCTCCACGTCCTGCACGACGGCGGGAATCAGGCCATCGAGCTTGCTGTAGTCCATCGTTCACGTCCTCCCGCGCGCCGGTCACGTCTTCGCACAAAGAAAAAGCCCCGCCGGGGTGTACCCGGCGGGGCCTGGCTGGTTCGTGGTGT
The Acidobacteriota bacterium DNA segment above includes these coding regions:
- the hisD gene encoding histidinol dehydrogenase, with product MLKLISASDASALARLVERRDTVDPSFARRVAAIVADVRKGGDRAVVAYARRFDGLDAALEVSRADMEAGARAVPTPVRRAIRLAARHIRAVARTQVPRGSKLVVAPGVVVEQRVLPLERVGCYVPGGRYPLPSSLLMTAVPARVAGVTDVVAVCPRPEPAVLAAAIEAGVSRLFRVGGAHAVAALAYGTPSIPRVDKIVGPGNAYVAAAKALVAPDCAIDFHAGPSEIVIVSTRGNPEWIAADLIAQAEHDVDARAIFITSSKRLATQVRRHVANQLPPEGPARESLDRNGGIVLTRGVRESVELANRLAPEHLVVDDEAMASAVRCAGAIFVGDWSAQATGDYVTGSNHVLPTSGAARFRGGLSAADFVRIASVQRLSRAGIRRIGPAAVALAEAEGLAAHAASVRMRLA
- a CDS encoding ATP phosphoribosyltransferase; this translates as MTLRLGIPKGSLQDATVQLFARAGFNIYVGSRSYFPAIDDPEIECMLIRAQEMARYVADGVLDAGLTGLDWIAEQALTNGGGDAVRPVVDLVYSKQSFGKVKWVLAAPEDSRFHAPQDFEGATIATELVRVTQDYFTRLGVKVNVEFSWGATEVKPPVLADGIVEATETGSTLRANRLRIIDTVMESNTQLIANTTAWADRWKQEKIENIALLLKAAIEAQGRVGIMLNVRRVDLPSILALLPALRRPTISSLSDDEWVALNTIIEERTVRDLIPRLKAARAEGIVEYPLNKIVL
- the hisH gene encoding imidazole glycerol phosphate synthase subunit HisH — translated: MAVALVDYGAGNLTSVRKALAASGAEVFTPASPSDLARASAVIVPGVGHFSATAVLDARWREAIGGAVARGRPLLGICLGMQWLFEASDEAPDLPGLGLMSGRCHLLPAGEGLKVPHVGWNALAFSPERGRLLWGVPPGGYAYFTHSYVAPLTQDTLATTTHGETFASVVERGHVFGAQFHPEKSGEVGLLILGNFLSAAAGAR
- a CDS encoding histidinol-phosphate aminotransferase family protein, giving the protein MSFEYEKVPEVGPDALRLHLNENTAGCSPKVLDAMRALTRLDAAFYPDYGEVERAVAAHFRRTTTEVALTNGLDEGLHAACLAWLLRGDDGRQLEVVVVEPAFDMYAACADAAGGRVVRVMPRADFAFPLADVVAAITPLTRLVFLTSPNNPTGLRIDHEDVVAVAGALPDGAIVLLDEAYADFASADYLAHLAATPNVVVGRTFAKAHGLAAVRVGVVVGAGHVIARFKRVLPPYGLNVFAATAVRAALDDHEYVEWYRSQVTRSKQLLYEACERVGLDYWPSEANFVLVRAGVRLRAIVDGLAARGIFVRDRSRQPGCEGCLRITAGVVAHTEACIRAIEEVLCVAR
- the hisB gene encoding imidazoleglycerol-phosphate dehydratase HisB, which codes for MRRAVIERHTTETQIAIRLALEGQGRYAVSTGIRFFDHMLELFARHGAFDLAIDARGDLDVDQHHTVEDVGIALGEAFSQALGNRRGINRAGYFLMPMDETLGLAAVDLGGRPHAVVGLGVRTRLVGDLQTELVHDFFEGFAIGARANVHVKVMYGRSSHHRVESVFKAFARAMRVACSKDRQLSRMLPSTKGLL
- the hisI gene encoding phosphoribosyl-AMP cyclohydrolase: MDYSKLDGLIPAVVQDVESREVLMVGFMNETAFEQTRRTGFATFFSRTRGALWMKGETSGNRLAVKRILVDCDDDTVLLLVERQGDGNVCHTGERTCFFREVEGK
- the hisF gene encoding imidazole glycerol phosphate synthase subunit HisF; this encodes MLAKRIIACLDVRDGGVVKGVRFEGLRHAGDPAQLARRYNVEGIDELVILDVTATLEGRQALGDTIRAVARELFIPLAVGGGIRSEADAGAAVDAGADKVSLNTAALSQPALITTLANRYGSQAVIVAIDAKRGDRGFDVYARSGQAAAARDAVEWAREAADRGAGEILLTSIDRDGTKSGFDCELTAAVSSAVPIPVIASGGAGGFDHFVDVFTVGRADAALAASIFHFAEHAVHDLKIHLHAHGVPVRLG